One Gammaproteobacteria bacterium genomic window, CCGGAGGGAGCCGCGTTTTACGCCCGCATGTGCCCGGCCGGGGTGTACGAGGAGGGTGAAGACGGCGAACTGGTCGTGAATGCTCCCAACTGCGTAGACTGCAAGGCAACCGACGTGCTGGGGCCGCGCTGGACACCGAGGGAAGGGGGCAGCGGGCCGGCATACCGAAGGATGTAGTCATGGACAGGCTTGTGCCATCCCACCTCGCGCTCTTGCCGGTGTTCGCGCTCGGTGCCGCGACGGCATGCGCGGAACGGGAACCGGACGCCGTCATCGAGGTCGACAGCGCCGGGGTCCGGATCGTGGAGAGCCGGGCCGCGGCATGGCCGCCCGGGACGGAGTGGCGCGTGGACCCGGAACCCGTATTCCGGCTGGGAGACGCCGGGGACGACCCCTCCTCCAGCTTCTTCCGGATCCTCGATGTCGCGCTGCTCGCCGGCGGTGAGGTCATCGTCGTGGACGGCGGGACCGCCGAGGTGCGTCGCTACGACGCGGCGGGCCGCCACCTGTGGAGCACCGGAGGACGGGGAGAGGGGCCGGGAGAATTCCGCTTCCCGCGCTACCTGGGGCGGCGTGACGACGGTGCGTTCCTGATCTGGGACCGGGCGCTCTCTCGCGTGTCAACCATCGGACAGAACGGCGACCGGCTCGGCACCGAACGCCGGTCCAGTTCGGACGGATCGCCGGTGGTGGCTTTCGGCCTCTTCGAAGACGGTTACTGGCTGGTCGCACTTCCGGCCGTGAGGCGGGTGACTGAGCCCGGCACCGCATGGACCGACAGCGTCCGGTTGGGGCGCTACGATCCGGTGCTGGAGGAGGAAGTTCAGCTGCCGACGGTTCTCGGCCAACGATGGTTGTGGACCGGCCAATCGATGCTGCCGGTGCCGTTCAGTCCAAGGCCGCTGCGGGCAATCGTGGGCAATCGGGTCGCCGTGGCCAGCGGATCCGTACCGGATGTATCGATCCACGATCCTGACGGCTCGCTGGTGACCCGCTACCGGATCGCACGCGACCGCGTGCCGGTGACGGAATCGGATGTCGGACAGGTGATCGAAAGCCTGGTCGAACTGGGGCAGGGTACCGCCGCGGTGTGGCGGCAATGGCGTGACGAGATGGAGGTCCCGGCGTACGAGCCGGCGTTCGACCTGCTGCTGGCCGACGGGGACGCCAACCTGTGGGCACAGCGATTCACGGCCGATCTGCTGTCGCGCGAGCCGCCATCATGGGACGTATTCAGCCCAGCGGGCACCTGGCTGGGCGTGGTTGCGACGCCGGGCGGCATGGTCGTCACCTCCATTCGCGACGGTCTCGTGGCGGGGGTATACCGGGATGAGCTGGGCGTCGAGTACGTCAGCGTACATCGCCTGGAAGCTCTCTAGTCGTCCAGGATACTCACCATCACTCCGGCCTCGGTCCGGACCAGGGAGGGCATGACGACGGGGATGTCGCGCGTCTGGTAGTGCGCCAGCACTGCGTTCGCCGTCGAGAAGGCGCTCAGTTGCTCCAGCGTGCGGATCGTCGGGAAGATCATCGGAAGCCGCCCTGCGCCGTGCCGGTCGAGGGCCTGGCCGGGGGAAAGCCAGAGCGAATCGGTCATCTCGCGCGGGTCGGGGGCCGAGCGCGACCCCGCGGGCGCCAACGCCGCGAAAAAGCGGGTGTCGTAGCGGCGCGTCTCGGCCTCGGGGGTGATCCAGTGGGCGATGTACTGGAGGGCGGATCCGTCGATGTCCACCCCCAGGTCGTCCAGTACCTCGGCGAATCCCAGAGTGCCGGCCAGCAGGTGCTCGCGCAGGCGGACCAGGCGCGCGCCGCCGACCGCCGTGCCGGGTAGAAAGCGTTCCCCGGGCCGGGCGACCAGCACCGCCGCCTCCTCGAAGGCCTCGCGCGCGGCGGCCAGGTAATACGCGATGGCGGGCGGATCCCCGTCCGGCAGCGCGAGCCGGACCGCCGCGGCCTCCGGCGTGAGCCGCTCCAGGCGGGAGACGAGCGCGCGATCGGCGTCCTGCGCATCCACCCGCCCCCCGGGAAAGACGTAGGCGCCCGGCACGAATCCTGCGGAGCGGTTGCGCCGCATCAGCAGGAGCTGGAAGCCCGGGGCGCGCTCGCGCAGCAGCACGACGGTCGCGGCGGGACGAGGCGTCACGCCGGAGGGCGGAAGGCGTTCAAACCGGCCCATCAGCGCCCGACCGCCATCCCGTCCTTGCGCGGGTCCGACCCTGCCGCCCAACCCCGCTCCAGACGCATCACCGCCTGTCCTCCGCCGAAGGACGTGAGCGACGGATCGATTACGTGATGCCCCATGAGGGCAAGCGCGACCTCCGTTGTGCGGCCCATCCCCTCGACCGCCACATCCCGTCCGGCCGTGTGGCGAAACCGGGGGGCCTCGATGGCGGCCTGCAGATCCATGCCGAAGACCAGGAGGTTGAGCAGCACCTGGACGTGTCCCTGGGGTTGCATGGAGCCGCCCATGACACCGAACGCCAGCCACGGTTCTTCGTCCCGCGTGACGAATGCCGGGATGATGGTGTGCAGCGGCTTCTTGCGGGGCGCGACCTCGTTGGGATGCCCTTCCTCGAAGGTGAAGCAGGCGCCCCGGTTCTGAAGGGCAAATCCGGTCCCCGGAATCACCACGCCGGAGCCGAAGCCCTCGTAGAGGCTGTTGATGAACGACACCATGTTGCCGTGCTCGTCCGCCGTGCATAGGTAGATGGTCTCGCTCTCCGGGACCGCGGCTCCAGGGACCACCCGGTCGGCGGCCTCGCGCCGGTTCAGGAGCGCCCGGCGGGAGTTCACATGGTCGTCGGCGAGCAATGCCCGAGCCGGGATCCTCATGTGGTCCGGGTCGCCCACATGGCCCGCGAGGTCGGCGAAGGCCAGCTTCTTGGCCTCGATCAGATGATGCAGATACGCCGGGCTGTTGTGACCCATGATGCGGAGATCGAACCCCTCGAGGATGCGGAGCATCTCGAGCGCGGCGATCCCCTGCCCGGCCGGTGGAAGCTCCCACAACGTGTGGTCTGCGAAATCGGTGGAAAGCGGCGTCACCCAGCGCGCCTCGTGGCCGGCGAGGTCCTCGCGGGTCAGGAAGCCGCCCAGCTCCTCCAGCCCGTCGACCAACAGGGCGCCCAGTTCACCGGTGTAGAACGCCTCCGTCCCCCCGCCCACGACCACGCGGAGGCAGGCGGCCAGCTCCGGCGACCGGAACCACTCACCCGCGCGCGGGGCGCGCCTACCCCCGACCAGGCAGGTGGCGGCGGCCCCTGGATCGGCGCGCAGCTTGTCGGCCGCGGCGGCCCACTGGCCCGCGATGATGGGAGTGACCGGAAAGCCCTCCTCCGCCACCCGGATGGCCGGCGCGAGCACTTCCGCGAAGGTCATCGCCCCGAACCGGTCCAGCAGGGCCGCCCACCCCGCGACCGCACCCGGCACCGTCACCGATCCGGGCCCGCTCGCGGGCACTTCCTCCAACCCCGCAGCCGCGAGCGCCTCGCGCGACATGCCCGACCCCGACCGTCCGCTCGAGTCGAGCCCCACCAGCCGGCCCTCCTCCGCCGACCACAGCAGCGCGAACATGTCGCCGCCCATCCCGGTCATGTGCGGCTCGACCACGTTCAGCATGGCCGCGGCGGCGACGGCCGCGTCGACCGCGTTCCCGCCCCGCTCCATAGCCGAGAGCGCGGCCCAGCTGGCGAGCGGCTGGCTGGTGGCGGCGGCGCTCCGCGGCGCGTAGACGGTGGATCGTCCGGTCACGGCCTCCCATTCCGGTTTGAGCGTGGACGCATCGTCACTCCCGGGGCTCGGTTCGGCTGGCGCAAACGCGCGTGCCGCGCCAAGCTAGAGGGAGCGAGCGGAGCCTGCCAGCCTCCCTGCGTGCGAAACCCGGTCTGCCAGAATGGCAGTCCCGGCACGCGGGGTCGGCCATTATGTCAGGCCCGATTCGTGCATGTGGGCCCGACACCATGCATTTCGTCTGACATGGAAGGCGAGCGAACCGCCTGGAAGCCGGGGTATCTGCCTTTCTGACAGGTCAACCGCGGCGCGGCCCGAGGCAGGGCCGGCTTCGCGGGGCAGACCAACCCGTCTCGCCAGAGCTAACGACAAGGAGTCGGATCCGTGGGCGAACGATACAGGCTACCCGTGCTTCCGTTGCGGGACACGGTGGTGTACCCGGGGGTGGCGGTGCCCATCTCGGCCGGTCGACCCGGTACCATTGAGGCCGTCCAGGCTGCCCTCGAAGGAGATCGCAAGCTCCTCGCGGTGGCCCAGCGGGAGAACGTGGACAAGCCGACCCCCGAGGGGCTGTACGAGGTCGGCACGGTGGTGCGCGTCATTCAGACCCACCGCGTACGGGCCGGAATCCAGCTCCTGGTGCAGGGGGACAGGCGGGCGCAGGTCCTCTCCTACGAGAAGCGCGGCAAGGCCATGCTCGCGGCCATGGTTCTGGACCTCGAGAGAATCCCGCCTCGCAGCGAGCAGGATCCCGCCTTCCAGGCCCTGGACCGGGAACTGCGCGACCGGGCCGCCGGGCTGGGCACCCGGCGCGGCGTCCCTGCCGAGTCGTTGAACCAGCTCATCCAGGGGGTGGACGAACCGGGCGCGTTCGCGGACCTGGTCGCGTTCTACCTCGACCTGCAGACCGCCGAGAAGCAGCGGCTCCTGGAAGTGCTCGACGACGAGGACCGCATGCGCCAGGCGCTCGTGGCGGTGGAGCGCGAACTGGTGCGGCTCAGCGCGCAGGAGGAGATCCAGGCCCGGGTGCAGGAGGAGCTGGGGGAGCGCCAGCGGGAGATGCTCCTTCGCGAACAGATGAAGCAGATCCGGCGCGAGCTGGGCGACGAGGACGAGAAGGCCGAACTCGACGATCTGCGCGAGCGGATCGAGGCGTTGCGGCTCAACGAGGACGCCCGCGCCGAAGTTCAGCGGGAGCTCAAGCGCCTGGGACGGACCAACCCCCAGTCGGCCGAATACCAGGTCATCCGCACCTACCTCGAGTGGATCACGGAACTGCCCTGGGACGATCGCACCGAGGACAAGATCGACCTGGAGACGGCTGCGGACGTGCTCACCGAAGACCACTACGGGCTGGAGGACGTCAAGGACCGCATCCTCGAATTCCTCGCCGTGCGCAAGCTTCAGGCGGAGCGGGCGCCGGACGCCGTAGAAGAGGAAGGCGAGGACGCGGAAGAGGAGGAAGCCCGGCAGCAGGCCCAGGCCGGGGCCGCCCGGAATGGATCTCCGGCGGAGGACGAGCCGGCCACTGCATCACCGCCCTCGAGCGGCCAGGGACCCATTCTGCTCTTCGTGGGCCCGCCAGGTGTCGGCAAGACGAGCATCGCGCAGTCCATCGGCCGGGCGATCGGCCGCAAGTATGTGCGCATCTCGCTGGGCGGCGCGCGCGACGAAGCGGATATCCGGGGGCATCGGCGGACCTACGTGGGCGCCATGCCGGGACGCATCATTCAGGGAATGCGCCAGGTGAAATCGAAGAATCCCGTGTTCCTGCTCGACGAAGTCGACAAGCTGGGCGTCTCGTTCCAGGGGGATCCCAGCGCGGCTTTGCTCGAAGTGCTGGACCGGGCCCAGAACTGGACCTTCACCGACCACTACCTGGGCATCCCCTTCGACCTGTCGGAGGTGCTGTTCGTCGCCACCGCGAACTACTGGGACCGCATTCCGCCCCCGTTGCTCGACCGCATGGAGCGGGTCGACTTCAGCGGATACACCGAGCAGGAAAAGCTGGAGATCGCCAAGCGCTACCTGCTGCCCAGGCAGCTGGAGGAAAACGGGCTGCGGGAGGAGGAGATGGAGCTGGGCGACGAGGCGATCCTGAACGTGATCAGCGAACACACGCGCGAGGCAGGCGTCCGCCAGCTGGAGCGCGAGATCGGAAAGCTGGCGCGCAAGGTCGCGCGCAGGATCGCCGGCGGCGGATGCGAACAGGTCGTCGTGGACCAGGCCGTCGTGCGCGAGTTGCTGGGCCGCCCGCGGGTGCACCCCGAGGTGATGGCCGAGGAGGACCGGGTGGGTGTGGCCACCGGCATGTTCTACACGCCCACCGGCGGGGACATCATGTTCGTCGAGGCGAGCGTCATGCCGGGGGACGGCAAGCTGGTGCTCACCGGGCAGCTGGGCGACGTGATGAAGGAATCGGGGCGTGCGGCGCTGACCTATGCCCGCAGCCATCACCAGAGTCTGGGGATGTCCGTCGAGGATGTGCTGGACAAGGAAGTGCACATCCACGTGCCCGCGGGCGCGGTGCCGAAGGACGGCCCTTCCGCGGGGATCACGATGGCGACCGCGCTCATCTCGGCGCTTTCAGGGCGGCCGGTGAGACGCGACGTGGCCATGACCGGCGAGCTGACGCTGACGGGCAGGGTGCTCCCCATCGGCGGCCTGAAGGAGAAGATCCTGGGCGCGGTGCGCGCCGGCATCAGCGAGATCGTGCTCCCCGCCGAAAACCACGCCGATCTGGAAGACCTTTCCGACGAGGTGCGCGCCGACCTGGTGCTGCACCTGGTCGACGGTCTCGACGACGTCACGCGGGTGGCGTTCGCGGGCGGGCAGGGCGCCGGGGAAGACCCGGTCGAGGCCGCCGACCCGATGGCGCTGCTCGCCCCCGACGGCTCGTCCTCCGCGCCCGAGGTCGCGACGCACTGACCGAGCCGACCCTCGAGGTTGCGCCCGGCGCCGTGATGGGGCGGCACCACGGGCGGCAGACGGCGCGTCACTTCGGCCGGCCCGACCTGGAGTACCAGGCCGCCGTGGGCTCGGCGGCCGTCCTCGATCGTTCGCACCGCAGCCGGCTGGCGGTCTCGGGCCGGGCGCCGGTGCGCATGCTGGCCGGCGTGCTCACCAACAGCGTCCCGCCACCCCCCACGCCGGCCGCCTCCGGGCTGCTCGCGGGGCGCACGGCCTACAGCGCCGTGCTCATCCCCAAAGGACGCATGGTCACCGACCTGGTGGTCGCCTGGAGGGGCACCCGCGAGGACCGCCACGGGCTCTGGCTGCATGTTCCGGCCGCCGGACACGCACCCCTGGTGGCCCACCTGCGCAAGTTCCTGCCGCCCCGGTTCGCCTTCGTCGACGACGTCACCGACGCAACCGGCACCCTCACCGTCGCCGGCCCGGACGCGGCCGGCATGGTGGGAGCCGCCCTCGACATCGCCTCCGGCGAACTCGCGGCGCTGGACGCAGACGGCTGCCTCCTCACCGGCCCGCCGCCGGACGGCGTCCTGGTCGCGCGCCTCGCCGAGGTGCGGCTGCCCGCCTTCGACATTCTGGGCGACCGGGCCGCGCTCGCACGGCTGGGAGCCGAGCTGGTTCGCCTGGGCGCGGCGCCGACGGGCATGGGCGTCTTCGAAACGCTGCGCATCGAGGCGGGCCGGCCCGAATTCGGCCTCGACATGGACGACCGCACCATCCCCACGGAAGCCGGGATCGACGCGCGCGCCATTGACCACGGCAAGGGTTGCTATACGGGACAGGAAGTGATCGTGCGCATCCGCGACCGCGGCCACGTCAACCGGCATCTGCGCGGCCTCCTGCTCGGCGATGCGCCCACCCCCGCGCCGGCGACCCCCTTGTACTCGGGCACGAAGGCCAAACCGGTCGGGCACGTCACCAGCGCGGCCCTGTCGCCCGCCTTCGGGCAGACCATCGCGCTGGGTTTCGTGCGCCGGGAAGTGGTCCCGCCCGCCGAGCTTCGGCTGGGGAGCCTGGACGGGGTAGCTGTGGCCGTGCGGGCACTCGGGGACGATGGCTGGGAGCTTCAGCGGGGCGACCTGAGCTGAGGCGCGGCGCGGCCGGCGATCGCGCCGGCCCGAAGGCGCCCGACCACATCCGGCGAGCCCCTTCCGCGTATTGCGGTCAGCCGTCCCGGGAGGCCTTGAAGTGGTCCACGATCAGGCCGCCGTGGAAGCGCCCGTTCTCGATGAAGATCTTGTTGGCGTCGTGGCCCGCGGCCAGCACGCCCGCGATGTAGATGCCGGGGGTGTTGGTCTCCATGGTGGCGCGGTCGTGGCTGGGAATGCCGGTCTGCTCATCGATTCTGACGCCCACGCTTTCCAGAAGCAGCGGCGAAGCCCGCCATCCGGTCATGGCGAAGACCCAGTCGTTGGCGAGTTCGGTGATCTCGCCCGTCTCCAGATGCTCCAGGACGACGCTGCGTTGCCCGATCTCCGTGACCCGCGTCGTGAAATGGGTGGCGATCTCCCCGAACTTGATCCGGTTGGTGATGTCGGGAACCACCCACGGCTTCACGCCATCGTCGATGCCGTCGAAGATGTGGACCAGAGTGACCCGCGCATGGGCCCGGAACAGCTCCAGCGCGGCCTCCACCGCCGAGTTGCGCCCGCCCACCACGAGAACGTCCTGGTCGTAGTAGGGATCGGGCTCCCTGTAGTAGTGGTGCACCTTGGGCAGGTCCTCTCCGGGAACGTCCAGGTAGTTGGGCTCGTGGAAGCCGCCGGTGGCGATCACCACGGCGCGTGCGCGGTGTCCGGCGCGGGTGCCGTCACGGCGGCGCGTGCGCAACACGAAGTCCCCCCTCTGGCCCTCGATCGCCGTCACCTCCTCGTGCTGGCGCACATCCAGCGCGAAATGCCGCACGACGCGCCGGTAGTAGACGAGGGCATCCCGGCGCGTCGGCTTGCCGGAAGCCAGAATGAAGGGCACATCCTCGATCTCCAGCTTCTCCGCCGTGGAGAAGAAGGTCATGTAGGGCGGATAGTGGATGAGGGAGTCGGTGATGAACCCGCGGTCGAAGGCGGTGGCCGATACCCCTCCGACCCTGGCCGCACTCGCCGTTGCCAGGCCGCAGGGTCCTGCGCCCACGATCGCCAGGTCGACGGGCTTGCCTTCAGTGGCCATCCTGCCTCCGGCGGAGAGCGTTTCGAGTTCGGACATCTTCTCACACATCGTCGGTTTTCACGGCGCCGACCCGGGAAACATCCAGGCTCTGAAGATATAACTCCAGAAGCGGGGGTCGGGTTGTGCGCGGGAACGCCGCTGCGGCTGGAGCGTACCGTTGGAGCACCTTCCACATCCTCTCAGGGAGCGTCGAAGATGGCACAGGCCGAAGCGGAGGCCCGCAGGGCCGCGAATCGACTGCGGCGGGCGCTGGAGAAGGCGCATCGGGAAATCGATGCGCTGGAAGGGGCGCTCGCCAGAGCCGAGGGCGATGACTTCCCGGGGCACGCCTACGAGGAAGCCCGGGGGCGGCTCGACCAGGTGGTGGAATTCGTGGACGAGGAGTCCCGCCGGCTGCAACACAAGATCCTCGTGGCGGGAGGCCTGGAGCCGCCGGGGCGGGTTCGACGCGCCTCCGCGCGGGATGGATGAACGGCACCCGGCTCCGTGACGATCTGATCGGCGTCATGGGAGCAGGGGTCGGCACGCCCCTGTCCGACGCGGACTTCGACGATCTCGCGCGCCGGATCTCGGAGCACCAGTGGGAACGCAACCCGGTGTTCGCGCGCTTCTGCGCGGCGCGCGGAGTTCAGCGGAGCTCATGGTCTTCGTGGCGCGATCTTTCGCCGGTGCCCGCGCGCGCCTTCCGGGAGCCAGACCTCGTCTGCCGGGGGCCCGCACAGGCAGTATTTCGGACCAGCGGCACCACGGGCAGCGCAGCGGAGCGCGGGGAACACCGCGTCCCCGACCTGTCGCTCTACCACGCTTCGCTGCTCCCCAACTTCGAGGCGCACCTGCTTCCCGATGGCGCGCGCCTGCCCATGATCTCGCTCATCCAGTCTCCGCTGGAGGTTCCGGATTCTTCGCTCAGCCACATGATCGGCGTCGTGGAAGCCGAACTGGCGGCCGAGACCCGGTATTTCGTGGACAGGGACGGGAGACTGGACGAGCAGGGGCTGCGGTCGGCGCTTCGCGACGCGGAGGACGCTGGAGATCCGGTACTGGTGGTTGGAACCGCCTTCGCGTTCGTCCACCTGCTGGACTCCCTGGCGGCGGAGGGCACCCGCTTTCGGCTGCCGGACGGCTCGCGGGTGATGGAGACGGGAGGGTTCAAGGGACGCAGCCGCACCGTTCCGAGGGAGGAGCTCTACGCGGCCATCCACGGACGATTCGGCATCCCGCCGCACCGGATCGTGAACGAGTACGGCATGACGGAGTTGCTCTCCCAGTTCTACGAGCCCGTGCTCGGGGGGGGAGCGCGTCTGCACCGTCCCCCGCCGTGGGTGCGCACGCGCGTGCTCGATCCGGCGAAGCTTGAGCCGCTTCCTCCCGGCCGCGAAGGGCTGTTGTGCCACTTCGACCTCGCCAACCTGGGCTCCGTGTGCTGCGTGCTTACCGAGGACCTGGGCGTAGAGCCCCCGGAGGCGGAGGGACACGGCTTCCGCGTGCTGGGACGAAACCCCGGCGCGGAGCCGCGCGGCTGCTCCCTGGCGATGGACGAGCTGATGACCGCCCGCCGCGGCCCGACACGATGAGGACGCTCCCGGCCTGGTGGTTGCCTCCCGGGGTGCCGGGGCGGGTATCCCCGGCGGCAGCGGAACTCCCGCCGCACACGCGCGGAGCGGAGCCCCCGGGCGCGGCGTCTCCCGCCTTCTCCACCGCCCCCGTCAGCGACGACCTGCGGCTCCGCTTCCCCACCCCCGACCCCGCGTTCGCAAGCCGCCTGTGCGACCACCTGGTCGAAGCGGGCGCCCGCCTGCACGAGCGCCGCACCGACTCGCTGGTGGCGTCGCTGGGCCGCGCCGGGGCGCGCTTTCTGGATCCCGCCGACCCGATCCGCCAAGCGGCGCTCGACCTGCTGCCCGCCGCCGCCGGGCTTTCCACCGCCATGGCCCGGGAGGTCCTGGACGGGATGGCGCGCGACTGGACCGCCGACCGCCTGGCGCAACTGGTGCGCGCGCAGTTCCCCGACCCGGCGGTGCTGGACGGCTTCCGGCCGGGGCCCGGCGGGTCGCGGGTGCGGGCGTTCGGCCACGGCTTGATCGTTCAGGTGGGCGCGGGCAACGTGGCCGGCGTGTCGGTCGGAGGGATGGCGCGGGCACTCCTGGCGCGCTCGCCGGTGCTTCTCAAGCCCGGCCTCCACGACGCCGTGCTGCCGGTGCTCTACGCCCGCGCCCTGGCCGACTGCGACCCGGGGCTGGCGGCCAGCCTGGCCGTGCTCTATTGGCCGGGAGGCGCCGACACGATGGAAGCCGAGGTGCTCCCCCGTGCCGGCCTGGTGGTGGTGTACGGCGGCGCCGACACTGTGGCAGCCGTGCGCGCCCGCCTCCCCGCCACCACTCCCCTGGTGGCGTACTCCCACCGGGTCGGGGTCGCCCTGGTCGGCCGGGAGG contains:
- a CDS encoding NUDIX hydrolase codes for the protein MGRFERLPPSGVTPRPAATVVLLRERAPGFQLLLMRRNRSAGFVPGAYVFPGGRVDAQDADRALVSRLERLTPEAAAVRLALPDGDPPAIAYYLAAAREAFEEAAVLVARPGERFLPGTAVGGARLVRLREHLLAGTLGFAEVLDDLGVDIDGSALQYIAHWITPEAETRRYDTRFFAALAPAGSRSAPDPREMTDSLWLSPGQALDRHGAGRLPMIFPTIRTLEQLSAFSTANAVLAHYQTRDIPVVMPSLVRTEAGVMVSILDD
- a CDS encoding YpdA family putative bacillithiol disulfide reductase — translated: MSELETLSAGGRMATEGKPVDLAIVGAGPCGLATASAARVGGVSATAFDRGFITDSLIHYPPYMTFFSTAEKLEIEDVPFILASGKPTRRDALVYYRRVVRHFALDVRQHEEVTAIEGQRGDFVLRTRRRDGTRAGHRARAVVIATGGFHEPNYLDVPGEDLPKVHHYYREPDPYYDQDVLVVGGRNSAVEAALELFRAHARVTLVHIFDGIDDGVKPWVVPDITNRIKFGEIATHFTTRVTEIGQRSVVLEHLETGEITELANDWVFAMTGWRASPLLLESVGVRIDEQTGIPSHDRATMETNTPGIYIAGVLAAGHDANKIFIENGRFHGGLIVDHFKASRDG
- the lon gene encoding endopeptidase La, whose protein sequence is MGERYRLPVLPLRDTVVYPGVAVPISAGRPGTIEAVQAALEGDRKLLAVAQRENVDKPTPEGLYEVGTVVRVIQTHRVRAGIQLLVQGDRRAQVLSYEKRGKAMLAAMVLDLERIPPRSEQDPAFQALDRELRDRAAGLGTRRGVPAESLNQLIQGVDEPGAFADLVAFYLDLQTAEKQRLLEVLDDEDRMRQALVAVERELVRLSAQEEIQARVQEELGERQREMLLREQMKQIRRELGDEDEKAELDDLRERIEALRLNEDARAEVQRELKRLGRTNPQSAEYQVIRTYLEWITELPWDDRTEDKIDLETAADVLTEDHYGLEDVKDRILEFLAVRKLQAERAPDAVEEEGEDAEEEEARQQAQAGAARNGSPAEDEPATASPPSSGQGPILLFVGPPGVGKTSIAQSIGRAIGRKYVRISLGGARDEADIRGHRRTYVGAMPGRIIQGMRQVKSKNPVFLLDEVDKLGVSFQGDPSAALLEVLDRAQNWTFTDHYLGIPFDLSEVLFVATANYWDRIPPPLLDRMERVDFSGYTEQEKLEIAKRYLLPRQLEENGLREEEMELGDEAILNVISEHTREAGVRQLEREIGKLARKVARRIAGGGCEQVVVDQAVVRELLGRPRVHPEVMAEEDRVGVATGMFYTPTGGDIMFVEASVMPGDGKLVLTGQLGDVMKESGRAALTYARSHHQSLGMSVEDVLDKEVHIHVPAGAVPKDGPSAGITMATALISALSGRPVRRDVAMTGELTLTGRVLPIGGLKEKILGAVRAGISEIVLPAENHADLEDLSDEVRADLVLHLVDGLDDVTRVAFAGGQGAGEDPVEAADPMALLAPDGSSSAPEVATH
- a CDS encoding long-chain fatty acid--CoA ligase translates to MNGTRLRDDLIGVMGAGVGTPLSDADFDDLARRISEHQWERNPVFARFCAARGVQRSSWSSWRDLSPVPARAFREPDLVCRGPAQAVFRTSGTTGSAAERGEHRVPDLSLYHASLLPNFEAHLLPDGARLPMISLIQSPLEVPDSSLSHMIGVVEAELAAETRYFVDRDGRLDEQGLRSALRDAEDAGDPVLVVGTAFAFVHLLDSLAAEGTRFRLPDGSRVMETGGFKGRSRTVPREELYAAIHGRFGIPPHRIVNEYGMTELLSQFYEPVLGGGARLHRPPPWVRTRVLDPAKLEPLPPGREGLLCHFDLANLGSVCCVLTEDLGVEPPEAEGHGFRVLGRNPGAEPRGCSLAMDELMTARRGPTR
- a CDS encoding gamma-glutamyltransferase family protein, whose translation is MTGRSTVYAPRSAAATSQPLASWAALSAMERGGNAVDAAVAAAAMLNVVEPHMTGMGGDMFALLWSAEEGRLVGLDSSGRSGSGMSREALAAAGLEEVPASGPGSVTVPGAVAGWAALLDRFGAMTFAEVLAPAIRVAEEGFPVTPIIAGQWAAAADKLRADPGAAATCLVGGRRAPRAGEWFRSPELAACLRVVVGGGTEAFYTGELGALLVDGLEELGGFLTREDLAGHEARWVTPLSTDFADHTLWELPPAGQGIAALEMLRILEGFDLRIMGHNSPAYLHHLIEAKKLAFADLAGHVGDPDHMRIPARALLADDHVNSRRALLNRREAADRVVPGAAVPESETIYLCTADEHGNMVSFINSLYEGFGSGVVIPGTGFALQNRGACFTFEEGHPNEVAPRKKPLHTIIPAFVTRDEEPWLAFGVMGGSMQPQGHVQVLLNLLVFGMDLQAAIEAPRFRHTAGRDVAVEGMGRTTEVALALMGHHVIDPSLTSFGGGQAVMRLERGWAAGSDPRKDGMAVGR